One segment of Nocardia farcinica DNA contains the following:
- a CDS encoding CHAT domain-containing protein has product MTSPNAAAAIPRPAMPDQRPTVLVKMADAGDLYVSWRWAHDPARRGAAAIPAAAVDAAVRALAGALPDPAAPGALERSLTTGALADPTREAALAQHLSRALLPHGLAVDLHDLHTRAIRPHIRIQPSPRVAQVPWEILAPDPDLRLLDIADLSLLAPAGIVQAPGRTPRRWATDRDLPVVAILDPRVPGFRADSALGSVLGRMTTPTPLTARMTEHLRRGRLRPAVDEPYDLFRRTDLDRTWLSTTLREGASRLVYVGHVTSARPGSGQSETAELHLACTAETVGFADPQRTHRPLSAKDLLLGTHILTADPVAGHDLWPIPSRVALIACESGGDLRFTEALGLVAAMLHGGAELVTATRWPLPTDLAVQRLAGSTATPLQSAIRELDVAHDHDDPLAIQLAWQRGQLDAWRATGAVDRSPLLWSAFATFLT; this is encoded by the coding sequence ATGACATCGCCGAACGCGGCGGCGGCGATCCCGCGACCTGCCATGCCCGATCAGCGACCCACGGTGCTGGTCAAGATGGCCGACGCCGGTGACCTCTACGTCTCCTGGCGATGGGCGCACGACCCGGCGCGCCGAGGCGCGGCGGCCATACCGGCCGCGGCGGTCGACGCCGCCGTGCGCGCGCTGGCCGGGGCACTGCCGGACCCCGCCGCCCCCGGCGCACTGGAACGCAGCCTGACCACCGGCGCGCTGGCCGATCCGACTCGCGAAGCCGCTCTGGCGCAGCATCTTTCCCGCGCCTTGCTCCCGCACGGTCTGGCCGTCGACCTCCACGACCTGCACACCCGCGCGATCCGCCCCCATATCCGGATCCAGCCCTCCCCGCGCGTCGCCCAGGTGCCGTGGGAGATCCTCGCGCCCGACCCCGACCTGCGCCTGCTCGACATCGCCGACCTCAGCCTGCTCGCCCCCGCGGGCATCGTGCAGGCCCCCGGCCGCACGCCCCGGCGCTGGGCCACCGATCGCGACCTTCCCGTCGTCGCGATCCTCGACCCCCGCGTCCCCGGCTTCCGCGCCGACTCCGCCCTCGGCTCGGTGCTCGGCCGCATGACCACGCCGACGCCGTTGACGGCCCGCATGACCGAACACCTCCGACGCGGCCGCCTCCGCCCGGCCGTCGACGAGCCCTACGACCTGTTCCGCCGCACCGATCTCGACCGCACCTGGTTGTCGACGACGTTGCGGGAAGGTGCTTCTCGCCTCGTCTACGTCGGCCATGTCACCTCGGCGCGCCCCGGATCGGGGCAGAGCGAGACCGCCGAACTCCACCTGGCCTGCACCGCCGAGACCGTCGGCTTCGCCGACCCGCAACGCACCCACCGCCCCCTCTCCGCCAAGGACCTGCTGCTCGGCACGCACATCCTCACCGCCGACCCGGTGGCCGGCCACGACCTCTGGCCGATCCCGAGCCGGGTCGCCCTCATCGCCTGCGAAAGCGGCGGTGACCTGCGCTTCACCGAGGCACTCGGCCTCGTCGCCGCCATGCTCCACGGCGGCGCCGAACTCGTCACCGCCACCCGCTGGCCGCTGCCCACCGACCTCGCCGTCCAGCGCCTCGCGGGCTCGACCGCCACCCCCCTCCAGTCCGCCATCCGCGAACTCGACGTCGCCCACGACCACGACGACCCGCTGGCGATCCAACTCGCCTGGCAGCGTGGCCAATTGGACGCCTGGCGGGCCACCGGCGCGGTCGACCGTTCCCCCCTCCTCTGGTCGGCCTTCGCCACCTTCCTCACCTGA
- a CDS encoding tetratricopeptide repeat protein, with protein MSDTEPVGLDLLHAGAAAYQRGDAAEALRIFEEAVRVGADGVRVSALINAAAMSDELGDHRGSADRYRAALAEIPADATEKRASALVNYSQALQHLGALDEAESALTQARALVAGDDSLGTLRVACLLSLTAVAFHRSQWSRVIELATESLDVAVRFAPALSGHPLMNLAGAYFETGRRDLGVDFARQALAAFEAAGDANAVAETQQNLAVLLLRMDRLDEAEGPLSAAQAYFERGGLAYRAGVGLKTSGFLAERRGESAEAEHRYRRALDYFASSGAVLDLAAVRTRLATLAYARAGLAEGRDLLDAAYRTYAEHGLGLHCAQLDYWHAALLESVVDSMAEPPPDLLAEGRALAVPAAIAIDAVRYTFANGSHREQWNREIADPAMRLAFRFAHLCGDGELVTDLIETRCAGTTLDLSRTEQADRPDLPLTPLEPPAEPTDSAGPAFALGAALAHVAAAAGLPVGPPPRVVLPDGHIALADYIAVAEQKYGRSVRAGQVVRA; from the coding sequence ATGAGCGATACCGAGCCGGTCGGCCTCGACCTCCTGCACGCGGGCGCCGCGGCGTACCAGCGCGGCGATGCCGCCGAGGCGCTACGGATCTTCGAGGAAGCGGTACGCGTCGGCGCGGACGGGGTGCGGGTGAGCGCGTTGATCAACGCCGCCGCCATGTCCGACGAACTCGGCGACCACCGGGGTTCGGCCGACCGCTACCGCGCCGCACTCGCCGAGATACCGGCCGATGCCACGGAGAAGCGGGCGTCGGCGCTGGTGAACTACTCGCAGGCGCTCCAGCATCTCGGCGCGTTGGACGAGGCCGAGTCGGCGTTGACGCAAGCCCGGGCGCTGGTCGCCGGCGACGACAGCCTCGGCACCCTGCGCGTGGCCTGCCTGCTCTCGCTCACCGCCGTCGCCTTCCACCGCTCGCAGTGGTCGCGCGTGATCGAGCTCGCCACCGAATCCTTGGACGTGGCGGTGCGGTTCGCCCCCGCGCTGAGCGGCCATCCGCTGATGAACCTGGCGGGCGCCTACTTCGAGACCGGACGCCGCGACCTCGGGGTCGATTTCGCGCGGCAGGCGCTGGCGGCGTTCGAGGCAGCGGGCGATGCCAATGCCGTCGCCGAGACCCAGCAGAATCTGGCCGTCCTGCTGCTGCGCATGGATCGTCTCGACGAAGCCGAGGGCCCGCTCTCGGCCGCGCAGGCGTATTTCGAACGCGGCGGCCTCGCCTACCGCGCCGGTGTCGGGCTCAAGACCTCCGGTTTCCTCGCCGAACGCCGGGGCGAGTCGGCCGAGGCCGAACACCGCTACCGCCGCGCGCTCGACTACTTCGCTTCCTCCGGCGCCGTCCTCGATCTGGCGGCCGTCCGCACCCGCCTGGCCACCCTCGCCTACGCCCGCGCCGGCCTCGCCGAAGGCCGGGACCTGCTCGACGCCGCCTACCGCACCTACGCCGAGCACGGCCTCGGCCTGCACTGCGCGCAACTGGACTACTGGCACGCCGCCCTGCTCGAGTCGGTCGTCGACAGCATGGCCGAGCCGCCCCCGGACCTGCTGGCCGAGGGCCGCGCACTCGCCGTCCCCGCCGCCATCGCGATCGACGCCGTCCGCTACACCTTCGCCAACGGCAGCCACCGCGAACAGTGGAACCGCGAGATCGCCGACCCGGCCATGCGCCTGGCCTTCCGCTTCGCCCACCTCTGCGGGGACGGGGAACTGGTCACCGACCTCATCGAAACGCGCTGCGCCGGAACAACCCTCGACCTGTCACGGACCGAGCAGGCGGACCGGCCGGATCTCCCGCTGACCCCGCTGGAACCACCCGCCGAGCCGACCGACAGCGCGGGTCCCGCGTTCGCGCTCGGCGCCGCCCTGGCCCATGTCGCGGCGGCCGCCGGCCTGCCCGTCGGCCCGCCTCCGCGCGTGGTCCTCCCCGACGGTCACATCGCCCTGGCCGACTACATCGCCGTCGCCGAACAGAAGTACGGCCGTTCCGTTCGAGCCGGGCAGGTGGTGCGGGCATGA
- a CDS encoding VOC family protein has translation MIGHFGINVPDLAAAKAYYDELVPLLDFEEFLGADDQFAYRPARGKPGTYLFVYPAAEDAAYSRHGTGLQHIAFMVPDRRRVEQVHQRALALGSPILHPPRHFPEYPQPYYATFWLDPFGIMLEAVCHHDRD, from the coding sequence ATGATCGGCCACTTCGGGATCAACGTCCCCGACCTCGCCGCCGCCAAGGCGTATTACGACGAACTCGTGCCGCTGCTCGACTTCGAGGAGTTCCTCGGCGCCGACGACCAATTCGCCTACCGTCCGGCCCGCGGCAAGCCGGGCACCTACCTGTTCGTCTACCCGGCGGCCGAGGACGCCGCCTATTCGCGGCACGGCACCGGGTTGCAGCACATCGCGTTCATGGTGCCGGACCGTCGCCGCGTCGAGCAGGTGCACCAGCGGGCGCTGGCGCTCGGCTCGCCGATCCTGCATCCGCCGCGGCATTTCCCGGAGTATCCGCAGCCCTACTACGCCACCTTCTGGCTCGATCCCTTCGGCATCATGCTCGAGGCCGTCTGCCACCACGACCGGGACTGA
- a CDS encoding lipoprotein LpqH: MNTTLRSTALRATAIASAAALALLVSACGDDTETAAPTTSATTSAAAPAAPAGKSAAAVDGKALDAGFETTCAKQGDTLALALTDNNNATYGQLTVSATVTGDTVQAVGIAGSKGGSAGMPYALGYGNGQPGGSAKLAKDGNTFTITGEGVGAPDMTNPLAGPSTATFEITFACTDIVGA, from the coding sequence ATGAACACCACCCTCCGCAGCACCGCCCTCCGCGCCACCGCGATCGCCTCCGCCGCCGCCCTCGCGCTGCTGGTCTCCGCCTGCGGGGACGACACCGAGACCGCGGCCCCCACCACGTCGGCCACGACGTCGGCCGCCGCCCCGGCCGCACCGGCGGGCAAGTCCGCCGCCGCGGTGGACGGCAAGGCGCTCGACGCCGGATTCGAGACCACCTGCGCCAAGCAGGGCGACACCCTGGCCCTCGCGCTGACCGACAACAACAACGCCACCTACGGCCAGCTCACCGTGAGCGCCACCGTCACCGGCGACACCGTGCAGGCCGTCGGCATCGCGGGCAGCAAGGGCGGCTCCGCGGGCATGCCGTACGCCCTGGGCTACGGCAACGGCCAGCCCGGCGGCTCGGCGAAGCTGGCCAAGGACGGCAACACCTTCACCATCACCGGCGAAGGCGTGGGCGCACCGGACATGACCAACCCGCTGGCCGGGCCCAGCACCGCCACCTTCGAGATCACCTTCGCCTGCACCGACATCGTCGGCGCCTGA
- a CDS encoding PhoX family protein: MTPKPLALFVAHDGRSSRSAVTCEYKCANACFHEAPNTSGGEYFGDIVSSLNRRGLLKGGAAAVLAVGAAGVLAACGDDEPAPAASAGDPGTGTDFTAVTPNTEDAVVIPEGYEQQVVIRWGDPIFPDAPAFDFENQTAAAQARQFGYNNDFAALLPVEGQANRYLLVVNHEYTTGPQMFRGYDKNAPTDEQIAITLAAHGLSVVEVEGESGSGRLKPVFGKYNRRITATTEFTLTGPAAGSDLVKTSADPTGTKVAGTFANCAGGVTPWGTVLSGEENFHGYFANGDKVTEPTAAARLKRYGFAEGATANHWERADKRFDLAQEPNEANRFGYVVEVDPWDPASTPVKHTALGRLKHEGATIHVTADGSVVSYTGDDERFDYMYKFVSSRKIQPGTGAASRRANMTILTAGTLYVAKLTGDHADKIDGSGTLPSDKGFTGTGRWIPLLESDGDGKGRSLVEGMTAEEVAVFTRLAADKVGATKMDRPEDFEANPVTGKVYVALTNNDNRGKEGKAAADEANPRNLNKNGQVLEIDDDHTGTEFTWSLLLVCGDPKAADTYYAGFDKDKVSPISCPDNLAFDQYGNLWISTDGNALKSNDGLFSVVLEGAARGETKQFLTVPRGAETCGPIVTESRVLVCVQHPGEEDDATPDNPASHWPDGGSAQPRPSVVAVWRAGGGRIGV; this comes from the coding sequence GTGACCCCGAAGCCTCTCGCCCTCTTCGTCGCCCACGACGGCCGCTCGTCCCGCTCCGCGGTGACCTGCGAATACAAGTGCGCCAACGCCTGCTTCCACGAGGCGCCCAACACCTCCGGCGGTGAGTACTTCGGCGACATCGTCAGCTCCCTCAACCGGCGCGGCCTGCTCAAGGGCGGTGCGGCGGCGGTGCTGGCGGTCGGCGCGGCCGGCGTGCTCGCGGCCTGTGGCGACGACGAGCCCGCCCCGGCGGCGTCGGCGGGTGATCCGGGCACCGGCACCGATTTCACCGCGGTCACCCCCAACACCGAGGACGCGGTGGTCATCCCCGAGGGCTACGAGCAACAGGTGGTGATCCGCTGGGGCGACCCGATCTTCCCGGACGCCCCCGCCTTCGACTTCGAGAACCAGACCGCGGCCGCGCAGGCCCGACAGTTCGGTTACAACAACGACTTCGCCGCTCTGCTGCCCGTCGAGGGCCAGGCCAACCGGTACCTGCTGGTGGTCAACCACGAGTACACCACCGGCCCGCAGATGTTCCGCGGCTACGACAAGAACGCGCCGACCGACGAGCAGATCGCGATCACGCTGGCCGCGCACGGTCTGTCGGTGGTGGAGGTCGAGGGCGAATCCGGTTCGGGCAGGCTGAAGCCCGTCTTCGGCAAGTACAACCGCCGCATCACCGCGACCACCGAATTCACCCTCACCGGTCCGGCCGCGGGCAGCGACCTGGTCAAGACCTCCGCCGACCCGACCGGCACCAAGGTCGCAGGCACCTTCGCCAACTGCGCGGGCGGCGTGACGCCCTGGGGCACCGTGCTCTCCGGCGAGGAGAACTTCCACGGCTATTTCGCCAACGGCGACAAGGTCACCGAGCCCACCGCGGCCGCCCGCCTGAAGCGCTACGGCTTCGCCGAGGGCGCCACCGCCAACCACTGGGAGCGCGCCGACAAGCGCTTCGATCTGGCGCAGGAACCCAACGAGGCCAACCGATTCGGCTACGTCGTCGAGGTCGACCCGTGGGACCCGGCATCGACACCGGTCAAGCACACCGCGCTGGGCAGGCTCAAGCACGAGGGCGCCACCATCCACGTGACCGCCGACGGTTCCGTGGTCTCCTACACCGGCGACGACGAGCGCTTCGACTACATGTACAAGTTCGTGTCGTCGCGCAAGATCCAGCCGGGCACGGGTGCGGCGAGCAGGCGCGCGAACATGACCATCCTCACCGCGGGAACCCTCTACGTCGCCAAGCTCACCGGCGACCACGCGGACAAGATCGACGGCTCCGGCACGCTGCCCTCGGACAAGGGCTTCACCGGCACGGGCCGGTGGATTCCGCTTCTCGAATCCGACGGTGACGGCAAGGGCCGCTCGCTGGTGGAGGGCATGACCGCCGAGGAGGTGGCGGTGTTCACCCGCCTGGCCGCCGACAAGGTGGGCGCCACCAAGATGGACCGCCCCGAGGATTTCGAGGCCAACCCGGTGACCGGCAAGGTGTACGTCGCGTTGACCAACAACGACAACCGCGGCAAGGAGGGCAAGGCCGCCGCCGACGAGGCCAACCCGCGCAACCTCAACAAGAACGGCCAGGTCCTCGAGATCGACGACGACCATACCGGCACCGAGTTCACCTGGTCGCTGCTGCTGGTCTGCGGTGATCCCAAGGCTGCCGACACCTACTACGCCGGTTTCGACAAGGACAAGGTCAGCCCGATCTCCTGCCCGGACAACCTGGCCTTCGACCAGTACGGCAACCTGTGGATCTCCACCGACGGCAACGCGCTGAAGTCCAACGACGGCCTGTTCTCGGTGGTGCTCGAGGGGGCCGCCCGCGGCGAGACCAAGCAGTTCCTCACCGTGCCGCGCGGCGCGGAGACCTGCGGGCCGATCGTCACCGAGTCGCGGGTGCTGGTCTGCGTGCAGCATCCCGGCGAGGAGGACGACGCGACGCCGGACAACCCCGCCTCGCACTGGCCCGACGGCGGCAGCGCGCAGCCGCGGCCCTCGGTGGTCGCGGTGTGGCGTGCCGGTGGCGGGCGGATCGGCGTCTGA
- a CDS encoding glycoside hydrolase family 25 protein has protein sequence MDRSSRRSTRALALSALTLGGLLAATAPAAAAPTGPDVSSWQHIDGRLIDWFAVKRAGHDFAMVKATEGLGYVNPYFVPDSLLMRAAGVARGTYHYARPELPPEPQAALYAATVLGQNGPLDLPPVLDLEHSGGLAPAALIDWTHRYLNTVRALTGRVPIIYTYPTFWRTAMADTDQFTGYPLWIADYRGNAQPEVPGGWPTWTFWQTTDSGSVPGIAGPTDLNVYSGAQGDFARYANMGGLFGSS, from the coding sequence ATGGACCGCAGCTCCCGCAGATCGACCCGCGCCCTGGCGTTGTCCGCGCTCACCCTCGGCGGCCTCCTCGCCGCGACCGCACCCGCGGCGGCCGCACCGACCGGACCCGACGTGTCCTCCTGGCAGCACATCGACGGCAGGCTGATCGACTGGTTCGCCGTCAAGCGCGCCGGCCACGATTTCGCCATGGTGAAGGCGACCGAGGGCCTCGGCTACGTCAACCCCTATTTCGTGCCGGACAGCCTGCTCATGCGGGCCGCGGGTGTCGCCCGCGGCACCTACCATTACGCCCGCCCCGAGCTGCCGCCCGAGCCGCAGGCCGCGCTCTACGCCGCGACCGTGCTCGGTCAGAACGGCCCGCTGGACCTGCCGCCGGTGCTCGACCTGGAACACTCCGGCGGGCTGGCCCCGGCCGCCCTCATCGACTGGACGCACCGCTACCTGAACACCGTGCGCGCCCTGACCGGCCGGGTGCCGATCATCTACACCTATCCGACGTTCTGGCGCACCGCCATGGCCGACACCGACCAGTTCACCGGCTATCCGCTGTGGATCGCCGACTACCGGGGCAACGCGCAGCCCGAGGTGCCGGGCGGCTGGCCGACCTGGACGTTCTGGCAGACCACCGACAGCGGGTCGGTGCCCGGCATCGCGGGCCCGACCGACCTCAACGTCTACAGCGGCGCCCAGGGCGATTTCGCCCGCTACGCCAACATGGGCGGGCTGTTCGGCAGCAGCTGA
- the ggh gene encoding glucosylglycerate hydrolase produces the protein MAHPGFTPTQLAARAAYLLRGNDLGTMTSAAPRLYPHMWSWDAAFVAVGLAPLSVERAVVELDTLLSAQWKNGMIPHIVFANGVDGYFPGPARWECRALAANAPEHFDTSGITQPPVHAIAVQRILDHSRRHGRTTRAIAEEFLNRRWPDLVRWHRWLATARDPKESGRITLYHGWESGMDNSPRWDRAYDNVVPGDLPPYRRADVLVVSDPTQRPTDREYDRYLWLVEQMRRAGYDDYQLASTMSFAVQDVFVTAIFALACEVLAHIGEEYKQPNADVRELHGWAERFRAGVIATTDARTGVARDYDVRLGRWIGTETLAGFAPLLCGGLPRDTERSLLRLFEGPRFCGHPDLRYALPPSTSPVSRDFRPREYWRGPVWPVMSWLFSWVFARRGWAERAFMLRAEGLRQASDGSFAEYYEPFTGEPLGSMQQSWTAASVLDWLG, from the coding sequence ATGGCACATCCGGGTTTCACCCCCACCCAGCTCGCGGCACGCGCCGCGTATCTGCTGCGGGGCAACGACCTGGGCACGATGACCAGCGCGGCGCCGCGGCTGTATCCGCACATGTGGAGCTGGGACGCGGCCTTCGTCGCCGTCGGGCTGGCGCCGCTGAGTGTCGAACGCGCGGTCGTCGAACTGGACACGCTGCTGTCGGCGCAGTGGAAGAACGGGATGATCCCGCACATCGTGTTCGCCAACGGCGTGGACGGTTATTTCCCCGGCCCGGCCCGCTGGGAGTGCCGCGCGCTGGCCGCCAACGCCCCCGAGCACTTCGACACCTCCGGGATCACCCAGCCGCCGGTGCACGCCATCGCAGTACAGCGCATCCTCGACCATTCCCGCAGGCACGGCCGCACCACCCGGGCGATCGCCGAGGAATTCCTCAACCGCCGCTGGCCGGATCTGGTGCGCTGGCATCGCTGGCTGGCCACCGCGCGTGACCCCAAGGAGAGCGGGCGCATCACGCTCTATCACGGCTGGGAGTCCGGGATGGACAACTCGCCGCGCTGGGACCGTGCCTACGACAATGTCGTGCCCGGCGATCTGCCGCCCTACCGCCGCGCCGACGTGCTGGTGGTGTCCGATCCGACGCAGCGTCCGACCGACCGCGAGTACGACCGGTACCTGTGGCTGGTCGAACAGATGCGCCGCGCGGGCTACGACGACTACCAGCTGGCTTCCACCATGAGCTTCGCGGTGCAGGACGTGTTCGTCACGGCGATCTTCGCGCTGGCCTGCGAGGTGCTCGCCCACATCGGCGAGGAGTACAAGCAGCCCAACGCCGACGTGCGCGAGCTGCACGGGTGGGCGGAGCGGTTCCGCGCCGGGGTGATCGCCACGACCGATGCGCGCACCGGGGTGGCCCGCGACTACGACGTGCGGCTGGGGCGCTGGATCGGCACCGAGACGCTGGCCGGCTTCGCGCCGCTGCTGTGCGGCGGCCTGCCGCGCGACACCGAACGCAGTCTGCTGCGCCTGTTCGAGGGCCCGCGCTTCTGCGGGCACCCGGATCTGCGGTACGCGCTGCCGCCGTCCACCTCGCCGGTCTCGCGGGATTTCCGGCCGCGTGAGTACTGGCGCGGCCCGGTCTGGCCGGTGATGAGCTGGCTGTTCTCCTGGGTGTTCGCCCGCCGCGGCTGGGCCGAGCGGGCTTTCATGTTGCGCGCGGAGGGCCTTCGCCAGGCCAGTGACGGCAGCTTCGCCGAGTACTACGAGCCGTTCACCGGCGAGCCGCTGGGCAGCATGCAGCAGTCCTGGACCGCCGCCTCGGTACTGGATTGGCTCGGCTGA
- a CDS encoding SDR family oxidoreductase: protein MTTAVTSLPKPTALITGASRGLGAAIARELAPTHDLLLGARTADSLRAVLDELPGASAWPVELTDYEAVAAATEPIRRLDVLVHNAGVADLGTIAESSVAQWRTTLEANLIAVAELTRLLLPALRAAEGHVVLINSGAGLRANAGWGSYAASKFGLRAFGDALRLEEPTLRVTSVHPGRIDTDMQRAIVADEGREYRPEEFLTPETVARAVRHAVETPRDGHPTEIVLRPTPPR from the coding sequence ATGACGACCGCTGTGACGAGCCTGCCGAAGCCCACCGCGTTGATCACCGGCGCCAGCCGCGGTCTCGGCGCCGCCATCGCGCGCGAACTCGCGCCGACCCACGACCTGCTGCTCGGCGCCCGCACCGCCGACTCGCTGCGCGCGGTGCTCGACGAACTGCCCGGCGCGAGCGCCTGGCCGGTGGAACTGACCGACTACGAAGCGGTCGCCGCCGCCACCGAACCCATCCGCCGCCTCGATGTGCTCGTGCACAACGCGGGCGTCGCCGACCTCGGCACCATCGCCGAATCCTCGGTGGCGCAATGGCGTACCACGCTGGAGGCCAACCTGATCGCGGTCGCCGAATTGACCAGGCTGCTGCTGCCCGCCCTGCGCGCGGCCGAAGGCCATGTGGTGCTGATCAATTCGGGCGCCGGGCTGCGCGCCAACGCGGGCTGGGGCTCCTACGCCGCGAGCAAATTCGGCCTGCGCGCCTTCGGTGACGCGCTACGCCTGGAGGAACCGACGCTGCGGGTCACCTCGGTGCATCCGGGCCGCATCGACACCGACATGCAGCGCGCGATCGTCGCCGACGAGGGCCGCGAATACCGACCCGAGGAATTCCTGACCCCCGAGACCGTCGCCCGCGCCGTCCGCCACGCGGTGGAGACTCCGCGCGACGGGCATCCCACCGAGATCGTGCTCCGCCCGACGCCGCCGCGCTGA
- a CDS encoding polysaccharide deacetylase family protein, whose translation MPPAPPEPPAPLLPPPPGGPRTPIGRTTITALPGPGTNLALTVDDGASPEVVGAYLRFARDTGARFTFFVTAHYESWTIHRAELAPLVESGQIQLANHTWSHADLTAVSRTAVAEELSRAQSFLRNTFGVDGTPYYRPPFGRHNAAVDAVAADLGYTVPTMWYGSLSDSGLITEEFLVECAHRWFNPQAIVIGHANAPTVTKCYGQLVDIIRARNLSMVTLNDVLEPPA comes from the coding sequence GTGCCGCCCGCGCCCCCAGAGCCGCCGGCCCCGCTGCTGCCGCCCCCGCCGGGCGGCCCGCGCACGCCCATCGGCCGCACCACCATCACCGCGCTGCCCGGCCCCGGCACCAACCTCGCCCTCACCGTGGACGACGGTGCCAGCCCCGAGGTGGTGGGCGCCTACCTCCGGTTCGCCCGCGACACCGGCGCCCGCTTCACCTTCTTCGTCACCGCGCACTACGAGTCGTGGACCATCCACCGCGCCGAACTGGCGCCGCTGGTGGAATCCGGGCAGATCCAGCTCGCCAACCACACCTGGAGCCACGCCGACCTCACCGCCGTCTCGCGGACGGCCGTCGCCGAGGAACTGTCGCGCGCACAATCGTTCCTGCGCAACACCTTCGGCGTGGACGGCACGCCCTACTACCGGCCACCCTTCGGCAGGCACAACGCCGCGGTCGACGCGGTCGCCGCCGATCTCGGCTACACCGTGCCGACCATGTGGTACGGCTCGCTGTCGGACTCCGGCCTGATCACCGAGGAGTTCCTCGTCGAATGCGCGCACCGCTGGTTCAACCCGCAGGCCATTGTCATCGGCCACGCCAACGCGCCCACCGTCACGAAATGCTACGGGCAGCTCGTGGACATCATCCGTGCGCGCAACCTGTCGATGGTCACGCTGAACGACGTCCTGGAACCGCCCGCGTAA